The following proteins are encoded in a genomic region of Coffea eugenioides isolate CCC68of chromosome 6, Ceug_1.0, whole genome shotgun sequence:
- the LOC113775389 gene encoding cinnamoyl-CoA reductase-like SNL6, producing the protein MASKDHEKAVCVLDASTYVGFWVVKKLLLKGYTVHAALQNSGDEVVMKKIMELEKIEERLTAFTVDVLDYHSVLEALKGCCAMFCCLDIADGYDEKDVDYEVRGAINVVEACAQTDTIEKIVFSSSLTAAIWRENICSQKDVDERTWSDQEFCREKKLWYALAKTLSEKAAWALAMDRMLNMVSVNAGLVLGPGVVQLNPRVTMAYLQGTAQMYENGVLAFVDVNFLADVHIRAFEDKSTTGRYLCFNQIVNTEEEAVKLAESLSPLISLPPRYKFQEGEVEEYAERLRNNKLNKLVEGTAACC; encoded by the exons ATGGCATCAAAAGATCATGAGAAAGCAGTTTGTGTTCTTGATGCATCCACCTATGTGGGCTTTTGGGTAGTCAAGAAACTGTTGCTTAAAGGTTATACGGTTCATGCAGCTCTTCAGAACAGTG GAGATGAAGTCGTGATGAAGAAAATAATGGAATTGGAAAAGATAGAGGAGAGATTAACTGCTTTTACTGTGGATGTGTTGGATTACCATAGCGTGCTTGAAGCTTTGAAGGGCTGTTGTGCTATGTTTTGTTGTCTAGATATTGCAGATGGTTACGAT GAGAAAGACGTTGATTATGAGGTAAGAGGTGCTATTAATGTGGTGGAGGCATGTGCACAGACAGACACCATAGAGAAGATTGTGTTTAGTTCATCTTTAACTGCAGCAATATGGAGAGAGAACATATGCTCTCAAAAGGATGTAGATGAAAGGACATGGAGTGATCAAGAGTTTTGCAGGGAAAAGAAG TTGTGGTATGCCTTGGCTAAGACTCTCTCTGAGAAAGCTGCCTGGGCTTTGGCTATGGACCGAATGCTTAACATGGTATCCGTCAATGCGGGACTAGTTCTTGGTCCTGGAGTTGTGCAACTGAATCCTCGTGTGACAATGGCATATCTTCAAG GAACTGCACAAATGTATGAGAATGGAGTCCTAGCTTTTGTGGATGTTAATTTTCTTGCAGATGTTCACATAAGAGCTTTTGAAGATAAATCCACAACTGGCCGATACCTTTGCTTCAATCAAATTGTGAATACTGAGGAGGAAGCTGTCAAACTTGCAGAAAGCTTGAGCCCTTTAATATCCTTACCTCCTAG GTACAAATTTCAGGAGGGTGAAGTTGAAGAATATGCAGAGAGGCTGagaaataacaaattaaacaaacTAGTTGAGGGAACTGCTGCTTGCTGCTGA
- the LOC113773183 gene encoding 5'-nucleotidase domain-containing protein DDB_G0275467, whose translation MAASLRKLIPFLHCTQSCRIFDSGLRECVRGSNFCRYYVTNVMSSKERLLKLEEVENQVKTANDQISEDEIEKIRREFNGAKQRFLKVPDAVKQMPKMNPEGIYVNKNLRLDNIQVYGFDYDYTLAHYSGNVQSLIYNLAKEHLVNEFKYPESCLDFKYDHSFPIRGLYYDKSKGCLMKLDFFGSIEPDGCYYGRRKLSQQEIEQIYGTKYIGRDQAQRLVCLMDFFCFSEACLIADIVQHFVDAKLEFDACYVYEDVNRAIQHVHLSGLVHRRILSDPHRYLVKNGQLLCFLRMLREKGKKLFLLTNSPYFFVDGGMRFLLQESLGQQDSWRELFDVVIAKANKPEFYTSEHPFRCYDVEKDTVAFSKVDAFLPNKIYYHGCLKSFLQITQWKGPEVIYYGDHLFSDLRGPSKAGWHTAAIIHELGNEIRIQNDDNYRFEQAKFHIIQELLGKLHATVANNQRSEAYRSLLVELNEERQKARYTMKSMFNSSFGATFLNDSGQESSFAYNIHQYADVYTSKPENFLFYPPDAWLHVPYDIKIMPHHVKVASSLFKT comes from the exons ATGGCAGCTTCTCTCCGCAAGCTAATTCCTTTCCTGCACTGTACTCAG AGTTGCAGGATTTTCGATTCCGGACTTCGAGAAT GTGTCAGAGGAAGCAATTTTTGTAGGTATTATGTGACGAATGTAATGTCGTCAAAGGAGAGATTGTTGAAATTAGAAGAGGTAGAAAATCAAGTGAAAACTGCAAATGATCAGATTTCCGAGGACGAAATAGAGAAAATTAGGCGCGAATTCAATGGTGCCAAACAGAGGTTTCTCAAAGTTCCTGATGCAGTGAAGCAAATGCCCAAAATGAATCCTGAAG GTATATATGTAAATAAGAATCTGAGACTGGACAATATACAAGTTTATGGATTTGATTACGACTATACTTTGGCGCATTACTCTGGTAATGTGCAGAGTTTGATATACAACCTTGCCAAAGAACACTTAGTCAATGAG TTCAAGTATCCAGAGAGTTGCTTGGACTTTAAATATGATCATTCATTTCCGATTAGAGGCTTATACTATGACAAGTCGAAGGGGTGTCTAATGAAGTTGgatttttttgggtcaattgAGCCTGATGGATGCTACTATGGCAGGCGCAAG CTGAGCCAACAGGAAATAGAACAAATTTATGGTACCAAATATATTGGCCGTGATCAAGCACAAAGACTCGTCTGCTTGATGGATTTCTTCTGCTTTAGTGAG GCATGCCTTATTGCTGATATTGTGCAACACTTTGTTGACGCAAAACTGGAATTTGATGCTTGTTATGTCTATGAAGATGTAAATCGGGCCATTCAGCATGTTCACCTCAGTGGCTTGGTTCATAGGAGAATCCTTTCTGATCCCCATCGGTACCTTGTCAAGAAC GGTCAGTTATTGTGCTTTCTAAGGATGCTTAGGGAGAAAGGGAAGAAACTTTTCTTGTTGACAAACTCCCCTTATTTCTTTGTTGATGGTGGAATGCGGTTTTTGTTGCAG GAGTCACTGGGCCAACAAGATTCCTGGAGGGAGCTTTTTGATGTCGTGATTGCTAAAGCTAACAAGCCAGAGTTCTATACTTCAGAACATCCATTTCG CTGTTATGATGTTGAGAAGGACACCGTGGCTTTTTCGAAGGTGGATGCTTTTCTTCCTAATAAAATATATTACCATGGATGCCTCAAATCATTCTTGCAAATTACACAATGGAAAGGTCCAGAG GTTATATACTATGGGGACCATCTATTCAGTGACCTAAGAGGGCCGTCAAAGGCTGGATGGCATACTGCTGCAATTATCCATGAATTGGGG AATGAGATACGGATACAGAATGATGACAACTACCGTTTTGAACAG GCCAAATTTCATATAATACAAGAACTTCTTGGTAAGTTGCACGCTACTGTTGCCAACAATCAGAGAAGTGAAGCATACAGATCACTGCTGGTAGAGCTAAATGAAGAGAGACAGAAGGCACGCTATACAATGAAAAGCATGTTTAATAGTTCGTTTGGTGCCACTTTCCTTAATGACTCTGGTCAAGAATCTTCTTTTGCTTACAACATCCATCAGTATGCAGATGTGTATACCAGTAAACCTGAGAACTTTTTATTCTATCCACCTGACGCGTGGCTTCATGTACCTTATGATATTAAGATCATGCCACACCATGTGAAG GTCGCATCAAGCTTGTTCAAGACTTAA